The Ferrovibrio sp. MS7 sequence GGCTATTCGGCGCTGCCGGCGGTATCGTGGCTCTTGTAGCTGACGCAGAGCTGGTTGCGGTCGGTGTGGCTCAAGGCGTCGCCGGTCTTGCCGCAATGATGCGTGGTTTCCGCCGGGGTGAGGTGGTTGACGCAGAACAGCGAGCAATCCTGGCAGATACCGTATTGCATCACCGAATGACGGTTCTGCAGTTCGTAGAGCAGCTTGGACAAGCCGCGCACCAGGGAGGCGCCGCAATCCATGGCCATGTCGTCGATGGCCTTTTCCAGCGTGCGCATCGGATCGCGCGCCAGCATGGCCCGGCCTTCATCGGTCAGGCGCAGTTCCACGCCACGGCGGTCGCAGGTTTTTTTCACCCGGTCGACCAGGCCCTTGTTCTCCAGCGCGATCAGCGTCTGGGACACCGTGCCCTTGGTTGACCCTAGGTAATCCGCCAGGGCGGAGGGAGTGCGGGAA is a genomic window containing:
- a CDS encoding MarR family winged helix-turn-helix transcriptional regulator → MAVTPLHDMPLEAPTPEPEVAAKTMLAQRVTLLLDRLGRLTRELQFVDGLNPAQWEVLRFLAQANRYSRTPSALADYLGSTKGTVSQTLIALENKGLVDRVKKTCDRRGVELRLTDEGRAMLARDPMRTLEKAIDDMAMDCGASLVRGLSKLLYELQNRHSVMQYGICQDCSLFCVNHLTPAETTHHCGKTGDALSHTDRNQLCVSYKSHDTAGSAE